One genomic region from Zonotrichia leucophrys gambelii isolate GWCS_2022_RI chromosome 26, RI_Zleu_2.0, whole genome shotgun sequence encodes:
- the MYOG gene encoding myogenin yields the protein MELFETNPYFFPEQRFYDGENFLGSRLQALEPAAFPERAEAALCAEGRAALQDKEALTEHCPGQCLPWACKVCKRKSVSMDRRRAATLREKRRLKKVNEAFEALKRSTLLNPNQRLPKVEILRSAIQYIERLQSLLSSLNQQERDQRELRYRAQPAVTSDCGSGSSSCSPEWSSQLEFSTNPADHLLADEAAEERNLHSLSSIVESIAVEDVAVTFPEERGQN from the exons ATGGAGCTCTTCGAGACCAACCCGTATTTCTTCCCGGAGCAGAGGTTTTACGATGGCGAAAACTTCCTGGGCTCCCGCTTGCAGGCCTTGGAGCCCGCGGCGTTCCCCGAGCGCGCCGAGGCCGCGCTGTGCGCCGAGGGCAGGGCGGCTCTGCAGGACAAGGAGGCGCTGACCGAGCACTGTCCCGggcagtgcctgccctgggcctgCAAGGTGTGCAAGAGGAAATCCGTGTCCATGGACCGGCGCCGCGCCGCCACGCTGCGGGAGAAGCGGCGCCTCAAGAAGGTGAACGAGGCGTTCGAGGCGCTGAAGCGCAGCACGCTACTGAACCCCAACCAGCGGCTGCCCAAGGTGGAGATCCTGCGCAGCGCCATCCAGTACATCGAGCGGCTGCAGagcctgctcagctccctcaaCCAGCAGGAGCGGGACCAGCGGGAGCTGCGCTACCGGGCCCAGCCCGCCGTGA ccagcGACTGCGGGTcgggcagctcctcctgcagccccgaGTGGAGCAGCCAGCTGGAGTTCAGCACCAACCCTGCAG ATCACCTCCTGGCTGACGAGGCAGCTGAGGAGCGCAATCTGCACTCGCTGTCCTCTATCGTGGAGAGCATTGCTGTGGAGGACGTGGCTGTGACGTTCCCGGAGGAGCGGGGTCAGAACTGA